A single genomic interval of Streptomyces sp. NBC_00663 harbors:
- a CDS encoding YceI family protein: MPLGLLRRRFRNAPGGAAGHTLPVPAGAGAVVREVLDPVNQPLGGVDVTVTELRGHQVVARGTTDPYGLFLAVLPPASYSLMIVAEGLEPHRETVEVVADAGLSSERVWLQPARQAELPVPGTWLFDPPHTAIRFIAKHVGMAHVHGRFERFEGGIQVTQEVADSRVHVRIDASSITTGNNTRDAHLRSADFLDVEHFPYIDFRSTRFAYRGGSKWSLLGSLTMHGVSRSVSLDTTYLGMVNGGYGEELRCAALAKAELHREDYTLNWRSMLARGIAVVGPTVQLELDVQAMYRTHDTPTPPE, from the coding sequence ATGCCCCTCGGACTGCTCCGGCGGCGCTTCAGGAATGCCCCCGGAGGCGCCGCGGGCCACACGCTGCCGGTTCCGGCCGGTGCCGGTGCCGTGGTCCGTGAGGTCCTCGACCCGGTGAACCAGCCGCTGGGCGGCGTCGACGTGACGGTGACCGAACTCCGCGGCCACCAGGTCGTGGCACGCGGCACCACGGACCCGTACGGTCTGTTCCTGGCCGTGCTGCCGCCCGCGAGCTACAGCCTGATGATCGTGGCGGAGGGGCTGGAGCCGCACCGCGAGACCGTCGAGGTCGTCGCCGACGCGGGCCTGTCCTCGGAGCGGGTCTGGCTCCAGCCCGCACGGCAGGCCGAACTCCCGGTCCCCGGCACCTGGCTCTTCGACCCGCCGCACACCGCGATCCGTTTCATCGCCAAGCACGTCGGCATGGCCCATGTGCACGGCCGTTTCGAACGCTTCGAGGGCGGTATCCAGGTCACCCAGGAAGTCGCCGACTCCCGCGTCCATGTCCGCATCGACGCCTCCAGCATCACCACCGGCAACAACACCCGGGACGCCCACCTGCGTTCGGCGGACTTCCTCGACGTCGAGCACTTCCCGTACATCGACTTCCGGAGCACCCGCTTCGCCTACCGGGGCGGCAGCAAGTGGTCGCTGCTGGGCTCCCTGACCATGCACGGCGTGAGCCGCTCGGTGTCGCTGGACACGACGTACCTGGGCATGGTCAACGGCGGCTACGGCGAGGAACTGCGCTGCGCCGCCCTCGCGAAGGCGGAGCTGCACCGCGAGGACTACACCCTCAACTGGCGTTCCATGCTGGCCCGCGGCATCGCGGTCGTCGGCCCCACGGTCCAGCTGGAGTTGGACGTTCAGGCGATGTACCGCACCCACGACACCCCCACGCCGCCGGAGTAA
- a CDS encoding FAD-dependent oxidoreductase gives MSRVPTAEPDVVTDVLIVGSGPAGASAALALSTYGVPNVVVTRYASLADTPRAHITNQRTMEVLRDLGVEDEVVAKATPQHLMGNTTFCTSLAGEELGRVRSWGNDPLVQAAHELASPTRMCDLPQHLMEPVLMDAAVARGTRLRFSTVYKSFVQDDDGVTVTVEDRLRGDEYTIRAKYLIGADGGRSQVAEDAGLPMGGQMGVAGSINIVFDADLSKYTAHRPSTLYWVLAPGATVGGIGAGLVRCVRPWKEWLIVWGYDVTAGAPDLTTEYAESIVRQLVGDDDIPVTVKSSSAWTVNEMYAETYANGRVFCAGDATHRHPPSNGLGSNTSVQDSYNLAWKLKLVLDGTAAPRLLDTYTAERAPIGRQIVTRANKSIGETAPIFEALDGLSPQTPEQLWANIAARKETGEAAEKQRARLREAIAFKAYEFNAHGVDLNQRYTSAAIVPDGTDDPGFDRDPELYHQPTSRPGAKLPHAWITSGTRTLSTLDTVGQGRFTLITGIGGAAWLRAATAQELEIATVVIGPGQEYEDPYGDWARLSEVADGGALLVRPDGHVAFRHATAADSAEDAERRLTEAVRRILGHA, from the coding sequence GTGTCCCGCGTCCCCACCGCCGAGCCCGATGTCGTGACCGATGTACTCATCGTCGGCAGCGGCCCCGCGGGCGCCTCCGCCGCGCTCGCCCTCAGTACCTACGGCGTACCCAACGTCGTCGTCACCCGCTACGCGAGCCTCGCCGACACGCCCCGGGCGCACATCACCAACCAGCGCACCATGGAAGTGCTGCGCGACCTCGGCGTCGAGGACGAGGTCGTCGCGAAGGCGACCCCGCAGCACCTGATGGGCAACACGACGTTCTGCACCAGCCTGGCCGGCGAGGAGCTCGGCCGGGTGCGCTCCTGGGGCAACGACCCGCTGGTCCAGGCCGCCCACGAACTCGCCAGCCCCACCCGCATGTGCGATCTGCCCCAGCACCTCATGGAACCGGTGCTCATGGACGCGGCCGTCGCACGCGGCACGCGGCTGCGTTTCTCCACCGTCTACAAGTCCTTCGTCCAGGACGACGACGGCGTGACAGTCACGGTCGAGGACCGGCTGCGCGGCGACGAGTACACCATCCGCGCCAAGTACCTCATCGGCGCCGACGGCGGCCGCAGCCAGGTCGCCGAGGACGCCGGGCTGCCGATGGGCGGCCAGATGGGCGTGGCCGGCAGCATCAACATCGTCTTCGACGCGGACCTGAGCAAGTACACCGCCCACCGGCCCTCCACCCTCTACTGGGTGCTCGCTCCCGGCGCCACCGTCGGCGGCATCGGCGCGGGCCTGGTGCGCTGCGTCCGGCCCTGGAAGGAGTGGCTGATCGTGTGGGGGTACGACGTCACCGCCGGCGCCCCCGACCTGACCACCGAGTACGCCGAGTCGATCGTCCGCCAACTGGTCGGCGACGACGACATCCCGGTGACCGTCAAGTCGTCCTCGGCCTGGACCGTCAACGAGATGTACGCCGAGACCTACGCGAACGGCCGCGTCTTCTGCGCCGGCGACGCCACACACCGCCACCCGCCGTCCAACGGCCTCGGCTCCAACACCTCCGTCCAGGACTCCTACAACCTGGCCTGGAAGCTCAAGCTCGTCCTCGACGGCACCGCCGCCCCGAGGCTGCTGGACACCTACACCGCCGAACGCGCCCCGATCGGCCGCCAGATCGTCACCCGCGCCAACAAGTCCATCGGCGAGACCGCCCCGATCTTCGAGGCGCTCGACGGCCTCTCCCCGCAGACCCCCGAGCAGCTGTGGGCCAACATCGCCGCCCGCAAGGAGACCGGGGAGGCCGCGGAGAAGCAGCGCGCCAGGCTCCGGGAGGCCATCGCCTTCAAGGCCTACGAGTTCAACGCCCACGGCGTCGACCTCAACCAGCGCTACACCTCCGCCGCCATCGTCCCCGACGGCACCGACGACCCCGGCTTCGACCGCGATCCCGAGCTGTACCACCAGCCCACGTCCCGACCCGGCGCCAAGCTTCCGCATGCCTGGATCACCTCCGGCACCCGCACGCTCTCCACCCTCGACACCGTCGGACAGGGCCGCTTCACCCTCATCACCGGCATCGGCGGCGCCGCGTGGCTGCGCGCGGCCACCGCCCAGGAACTGGAGATCGCCACCGTCGTCATCGGGCCGGGGCAGGAGTACGAGGACCCCTACGGCGACTGGGCACGGCTGAGCGAGGTGGCCGACGGCGGCGCGCTCCTCGTACGGCCGGACGGTCATGTCGCGTTCCGGCACGCGACTGCGGCGGACTCCGCGGAGGACGCCGAGCGCAGGCTCACCGAGGCGGTTCGGAGGATTCTGGGACATGCGTGA